One region of Oryza sativa Japonica Group chromosome 5, ASM3414082v1 genomic DNA includes:
- the LOC107276084 gene encoding probable membrane-associated kinase regulator 4, which translates to MASKHQLGQQEAMQEEDYIDMDLTSAAAATAPGEFEFDFHMSGPLGGGGARWEQEPLASPADELFYKGKLLPLHLPPRIQMVEELLDGRVVVGGAGRRQLAISTAPATPYDSCTASPANSCYASGELNVEEYFQEYAARLADAAAAACEKKPWSRKLRFMRQLNLGLKLKASKAYIKTIFAAKPASSGDDDDKDAILGATRETKELSHGGHHHHRAWRRNPFGQMRSNRCIASSQSGGGRGSVGGGKHKERDHGGHRRSFSSVIVRYSTSNKTSPAPQSSSCSSSSSVRTSSESDGGAAAPALRRSSSASSEVENPIQGLIAYCKRSQQLASVRKSASDAGFRFLSSAASKIAAAESDGPEELVEICRG; encoded by the coding sequence ATGGCGAGCAAGCACCAGCTGGGGCAGCAGGAGGCGATGCAGGAGGAGGACTACATCGACATGGACCtgacgagcgccgccgcggcgacggcgccgggtgAGTTCGAGTTCGACTTCCACATGTCGGGGccgctgggcggcggcggcgcccggtggGAGCAGGAGCCGCTGGCGTCGCCGGCGGACGAGCTGTTCTACAAGGGGAAGCTGCTGCCGCTGCACCTGCCGCCGCGGATACAGATGGTGGAGGAGCTGCTCGAcgggcgcgtcgtcgtcggcggcgccgggcggcggcagctcgccataagcacggcgccggcgacgccgtacGACTCGTGCaccgcgtcgccggcgaactCGTGCTACGCCAGCGGGGAGCTCAACGTGGAGGAGTACTTCCAGGAGTACGCGGCCaggctcgccgacgccgccgcggcggcgtgcgaGAAGAAGCCGTGGTCGCGGAAGCTCAGGTTCATGAGGCAGCTCAACCTCGGCCTCAAGCTCAAGGCCTCCAAGGCCTACATCAAGACGATCTTCGCCGCCAaaccggcgagctccggcgacgacgacgacaaggacGCCATTCTTGGCGCGACGAGAGAAACCAAAGAACTCTCCCATggtggccaccaccaccacagagCATGGAGGAGGAACCCGTTCGGCCAGATGAGAAGCAACAGGTGCATCGCCTCCTcacagagcggcggcggccgtggttcGGTCGGAGGAGGGAAGCACAAAGAGCGCGACCACGGCGGCCACAGGAGGTCCTTCTCCAGCGTCATCGTCCGGTACTCGACGTCGAACAAGACGTCCCCTGCGCCGCAGTCGTCgtcgtgctcctcctcctcgtcggtgcGGACGTCGAGCGAgtccgacggcggcgcggcggcgccggcgctgcgGAGGAGCAGCAGCGCGAGCTCGGAGGTGGAGAACCCGATCCAGGGGCTGATCGCCTACTGCAAGAGGTCGCAGCAGCTGGCGTCGGTGAGGAAGAGCGCCAGCGACGCCGGCTTCCGGTTCctctcgtcggcggcgtccaAGATCGCCGCCGCGGAATCCGACGGCCCGGAAGAGCTCGTCGAGATTTGCAGAGGTTGA